In a single window of the Bacillus clarus genome:
- a CDS encoding TetR/AcrR family transcriptional regulator: MSIKNTNDPRVKRTRQLIQDAFVALVGEKGFENVTVQHIAERAPVNRATFYSHYHDKYDLLEKSIEEMLEKLAEVIKPKKRNKEDFQLTFDSPHPTFLALFEHIAENANFYNVMLGDKAAGNYSYKMMKTIQTHLTLSLSISQPDDEELMVPRDILISYVTGAHIGMIMSWLKKGMIYTPHFMAMQLTRLIILGAHAAAGLEKPF; the protein is encoded by the coding sequence ATGTCTATTAAAAATACAAATGATCCACGTGTAAAACGCACAAGACAACTCATACAGGATGCTTTTGTCGCTTTAGTAGGCGAAAAGGGCTTTGAAAATGTAACTGTACAACATATCGCTGAGCGTGCCCCTGTAAATCGTGCCACATTTTATAGTCATTACCATGATAAATATGATTTATTAGAGAAAAGCATAGAAGAAATGTTAGAAAAACTAGCCGAAGTAATTAAACCAAAAAAGCGAAATAAGGAAGATTTTCAGCTCACATTTGACTCACCGCATCCGACTTTTTTAGCTTTATTTGAACATATTGCAGAAAATGCTAACTTCTATAACGTTATGCTTGGTGATAAAGCAGCGGGAAACTACTCTTATAAAATGATGAAAACAATCCAAACACATTTAACATTAAGCTTATCTATTTCTCAGCCAGATGATGAAGAACTAATGGTTCCACGTGATATTCTTATTAGTTATGTCACAGGTGCTCATATCGGAATGATTATGTCATGGCTAAAAAAAGGCATGATTTACACGCCACATTTTATGGCGATGCAGTTAACACGTCTAATTATTTTAGGAGCTCATGCTGCAGCTGGATTAGAAAAACCTTTTTAA